Below is a genomic region from Flavobacterium ginsengisoli.
TTAGATAACGATTATAAAATATATAATGGAAGTATTGGTGACATAAAAATTGATTGCAAATGGTACGGAAATTAATTGATAAGTTTTATAAAAAAAATGATTCAATATTATTAGACAAGACCGTAAAGGTATATCCTAATGTTATTTTGGAAACAAATTATGGAGGATCTATTGAGATTGGTAAGAATTGTGAATTACTTTATGGTGTTATTTTAATGACGTATGGCGGAAAAATAAAAATTGGTCATTCTTGTTCTATAAATCCTTATACCGTTTTATATGGCCATGGTAATTTAACTATTGGAAATAATGTTCTAATTGCAGGACATGTATTGATAATTCCAGCAAATCATCGATTTGATGACATAAATATTCCTATAAATAAACAGGGAGAAAATAGAAAAGGAATCATAATTAAAGATAATGTTTGGATCGGTGCTGGTTGTCAAATTTTAGACGGAGTAATTGTAGAAGAGGGGGCAATTATTGCAGCTGGTTCTGTTGTTACAAAAAATGTAAAAGCAAACACGATTGTTGGCGGAGTACCGGCAAAACTAATTAAATTAAGACCGTAGTACTAAAATGAAATTAAAAAAGCTACGAAAGATATATCGTATATTATTTCCGGTAAAATTTTCTGAGAAACAAATTTTTATTAATGAATTGCAATCAAACTGTTTAATAAAGGAGTTTAAAGAAACAAATTCTTTATTCTTACTCAACTTATGTAATGGTAAACAGATTTATCTTAGAGACTATACCCATAGTGATTACTCCGTTTTTACTCAAATATTTAAAGATGAAGAATATAAAATAGCTTTGTCTTTTTTTAAGTATAATAGGGATTTTAAGAATGCAGTAATGATTGATGTAGGTGCAAACATAGGTTATGCAACTATATATTTTCAGGAAAAATTAAAGTTTGACCATATCATTTGTATAGAGCCTTCAATATCTAATTTTAATATTTTAAAAAAAATATTGAATTAATAGATAATTCAAAAGACATTTTACTTCTAAATAAAGCCATTGCAGATAAAGAAAATTTGAAATTCAAAATTGAAAACAATTTTAGAGATGGAAAGGATTGGTCAATTACTACAAAAAAAAGTGATTTTGGAGAAATTCAAGGAATTACACTCAATGAAATAATAAGGGAAAACGACTTAAAGGAAATAACTTTATTAAAAATAGATATTGAAGGTGCTGAAAGATTTATTTTCCAAAGTTCTACAGATTTATCATTTTTAAATATCACAAAAGTTATTGTTATTGAAATTCATGATGAGTTTAATGTAAGAGATAGTATTTATAAGATATTAAGCGATAAACAATTTGTATTAATAGAATCTGGTGAAACAACAATCGGTATAAATAAAAATTTCCTCAATTAAAAAACAAAATGTCTCCAAAATTAAGTGTAATTATCCCTTGTTACAATTCAGAGGCTACTCTAGAATTAACTTTAAATTCGATATTGAATCAAAATTTTCAAGAATGGGAAGCTATAATTATCAATGACGGATCTAAAGATGCAACGGAAGAGATTTCAATAAAATGGACTGAAAAAGATAAGCGTTTCAAATATTTTTCAAAAGAAAATGGAGGATTAGGCAAAGCAAGAAATTTTGGAATTGAAAGAGCACAAGGAATTTATATACTTCCTTTAGATTCTGATAATCTTGTTGAAGAGAATTTTAGTAGAAAGGCAATCTCTGTTTTTGAAAAAGATTTAAGTATTGGTGTAGTGCATGGATACGCAGAATATTTTGGAGAAAAAAAGGACTATGGAAAATTGAAGATTTCAATTTACAAAAAATGCTTATTCATAACTATATTGATGCTTGTGCAATTTTTAAAAAAGAGTTATGGCAAAAAAATGGGGGTTATGATGAGAATATGCCACATCAAGGTCATGAGGATTGGGAATTTTGGCTGGCTCTCGGAATTAATAACACCAAGTTTTATAATTTAAACGAAATTACGTTCAAATATTTTGTAGCTCAAAATTCTATGATTAGATCATTTTCAAAAGAAATGATGATTGCAAATCAAGACTATATTGCGAAAAAATATTGTAAAGTCTATTATGATGAGTATTGCAAAACCTTTTTTCAAATAAAGAACACTAATAAGAAGATAGATTCAAAATTAAAAAGTGAAAAATTTGTAATTAATCTTTTCTGTTATACTTTTTTCAGATTTAAAATTTTTAAAGAAAATAGATCGTAATTTTGTAATGAGTCTACAGATAAAGCCTTTGGTTTCTATTATTATTCCAAATTATAATCATGAGAAATTTCTAACTCAGAGATTAGAAAGTGTATTCAATCAGACTTTTCAGGATTTTGAAGTTATTTTGCTTGATGATTGCAGTAGTGATAACAGCATACTTATTTTAAAACAATATGCTAATCATCCTAAAGTTTCTCATTGTATTTTCAATACCAATAATTCAGGAAGTCCTTTTATACAATGGGACAGAGGTATTAAAGCTTCAGAAGGGAAATATATCTGGATTGCCGAATCTGATGATTTCTGTGATATAGA
It encodes:
- a CDS encoding glycosyltransferase family 2 protein, which gives rise to MSPKLSVIIPCYNSEATLELTLNSILNQNFQEWEAIIINDGSKDATEEISIKWTEKDKRFKYFSKENGGLGKARNFGIERAQGIYILPLDSDNLVEENFSRKAISVFEKDLSIGVVHGYAEYFGEKKDYGKLKISIYKKCLFITILMLVQFLKKSYGKKMGVMMRICHIKVMRIGNFGWLSELITPSFII
- a CDS encoding acyltransferase → MVRKLIDKFYKKNDSILLDKTVKVYPNVILETNYGGSIEIGKNCELLYGVILMTYGGKIKIGHSCSINPYTVLYGHGNLTIGNNVLIAGHVLIIPANHRFDDINIPINKQGENRKGIIIKDNVWIGAGCQILDGVIVEEGAIIAAGSVVTKNVKANTIVGGVPAKLIKLRP
- a CDS encoding FkbM family methyltransferase is translated as MADKENLKFKIENNFRDGKDWSITTKKSDFGEIQGITLNEIIRENDLKEITLLKIDIEGAERFIFQSSTDLSFLNITKVIVIEIHDEFNVRDSIYKILSDKQFVLIESGETTIGINKNFLN